The following proteins are co-located in the Leptodactylus fuscus isolate aLepFus1 chromosome 8, aLepFus1.hap2, whole genome shotgun sequence genome:
- the NXPH2 gene encoding neurexophilin-2 — translation MEMHFFSLLLAKCLLHLILCDKEIPRTTNSLKWDDKDNSDNLVSNVVHSRLHSPLRLFVKQSALQRQAQLSYFDTTEHFWNWLSNVTHTQESLVRTKRRPIVKTGKFKKMFGWGDFHSNIKTVKLNLLITGKIVDHGNGTFSVYFRHNSTGLGNVSVSLVPPSKVVEFEPSAQSTLENKDSKSFNCRIEYEKTDRAKKTALCNFDPSKICYQEQTQSHVSWLCSKPFKVICIYIAFFSIDYKLVQKVCPDYNYHSETPYLSSG, via the coding sequence ATTTTGTGTGATAAAGAAATACCCCGAACCACAAACTCCTTAAAATGGGACGATAAGGACAACTCCGACAACTTGGTGAGCAACGTTGTCCACTCCCGCTTGCACAGCCCTCTCCGGCTCTTCGTCAAACAGTCAGCTCTTCAAAGACAAGCCCAACTCTCTTATTTCGACACCACGGAACACTTCTGGAACTGGCTGTCCAATGTTACCCACACTCAAGAGTCCTTGGTACGAACTAAACGTCGGCCCATAGTAAAAACGGGCAAATTCAAAAAGATGTTTGGCTGGGGGGATTTTCATTCCAATATTAAAACGgtcaagttgaacctcctcaTCACAGGGAAAATCGTGGATCACGGAAACGGGACCTTCAGCGTCTACTTTCGCCATAACTCAACGGGACTTGGGAATGTGTCAGTGAGCCTCGTTCCTCCTTCGAAGGTGGTGGAGTTTGAACCTTCTGCCCAGTCAACTCTGGAGAACAAGGATTCCAAGTCCTTTAACTGTAGGATTGAATACGAGAAAACGGACCGGGCAAAGAAAACTGCTTTGTGCAACTTTGACCCTTCTAAGATCTGTTACCAAGAACAAACCCAGAGCCACGTCTCCTGGTTGTGCTCGAAGCCCTTCAAGGTCATTTGCATATATATCGCTTTTTTCAGCATAGACTATAAACTGGTGCAAAAAGTTTGCCCCGATTACAACTACCACAGTGAGACGCCATATTTGTCCTCTGGATGA